A segment of the Phocoena sinus isolate mPhoSin1 chromosome 11, mPhoSin1.pri, whole genome shotgun sequence genome:
GAAAAGCTTTGGGCAattatggataaagctgctaCACATACtcatgtttttttgtgtgtgtgaacacacgttttcatttctctgagacaAATACCCAGGACTGAGACGGCTGAGTCTCACAGCaaatgtttgtttccatttctaagagatgccaaactgttttccaaagtggctgaacaaatatgcattcccaccagcaacatacaaaagttccagttgctccacatccttgccagtacttGACATTGTcagttttgggggggggggttgtttttaaTTGAGCCTTTCTCACCGGTTTATAATGGTAtgtgtggtttaatttgcatttgcctgctgactaatgatgttgagtgttttttcatgtgcttaattgccatccatatatcttctttgaaagaaGTATTTGTGTGAATCTTTTGCCATCCAATCTTTAAAtgggttgcttgttttcttattattaagtTTTGAGAGTTATAGATGTCATACCAGGAGCTCAAAGTTTGTTGATATTGTTGGGGGCCAGTAGTGACTGGCTGTATTGGCTTTGATGGAAGATTCATCCACAGTCTCCATCTGTCCCACCGTGGACACATTGCTAGGGGTCTTTGAGCCAGTGCACGGTGGGATTGGAATGGGGGTGCTGAGGAAGGAGGCTGGCTAGCATTCACAGCGTGAATCATCCTGTCCAACTGATGTTAAAAGACTCTGGAGTAGCAGGCCTCTGGAGTACATTCTCATTGAACCCAAATACTCTCTAGTTTGTGCCCCTACTCTGAAGGCTCCCTTTCCCCAAACTTTTACTTAACTCTCCAAATTTACTCTAAGATAATGACCATATGACTGGTCCATTATCTGCTGCCCACAAAGTGGTGTTCGTCTGTACCTTAGGCCCTCTCCCCTCACAGGAGAGTTGGTACATTTCCTGAGGTGCCAtaacaaattattacaaactaggtggcttaaaacaacaagttTGTTCACTtataattctggaggtcagaagttgaaatcaaggtgtcagcagggctgcactccctgcagaggctctagggaaggatcCATTCCCCACcccttctagcttctggtggttgccagcttCTTTGGCTGTGGCTTCATCATTCTAGTCCCTGCCTCCATAGGCATGTcgccttttcttctttgtcttcttgTCTGTGTCTCTTAGAAGGACtcttgtcattggatttaagaCCCCCCACCCCGAGATGATCTGATAGGATCTCCTTATCTCAAAATCCtcaatttaattacatctgcaaagaaccCTCTTCCAAATAATGtaacattcataggttctggggattaggatgtatTGATAGATCTTTTGGGGACAGATAGTTACAGCACTTGAAGTTCTACCTTCCATGAATATTTCCCTTCCCTGCTGTCCTCAGGACCTTCCCATGGAGGGTGGGATGTCATGCCACAGCAATCCATCATTACCTGGTGCCAGCATGCTCTGTCTAGAGCAGGCCAAGGAAGGGGCTTCAATTCCACAGTGAGAGAAGAGGCTCAACATCCCCCCGCAGGACCCACACAGCAGGGTATCACCCGCACATAGGAAGGAGGTTAGGAGGCTGGTcagccaaaaccaaaaacaatgtgaCAAAGGTCCACTAGAGACAGGAGCCACCACCCCTGCACCTTTCCAGGCATTGATAGTGACTGATTTCTACAGCTCCCATGGGCACATAATACtgtttttgatttattatttggAGAGTGAGAGGGAGCACCAGGGGCATTGGCTTAGCTCTTCCTAGTATATTACCCTTTAGCTCAAGGGTCAGGGGGCCAAGGTGAGGATTCTACCAGTTCCTGAGGTGATCTGGTCTAACCATTCAGGAGCATGGGATGGGTTAAAGGCCTTGCAGTTCAGTCCTTTCATACACCTGAATCTTATTTTAAGGGTCCTATGCCCTCTAGCAACAAGACTTAATGAATTCTTTGAGCCGTTGCACATAAAGGTCTTGCAATTCATTTTATTCCTTGAATCAACAATCTAGACAACTGGGCTTGTCTTGCTTGACATTATTCATTGCCTTTATAAGCAGTCACCCTACTCTGTGTTCCTGATTCCTTCATTACCTTTAAATCTGTCTGTGGCCAAAGCTACTCAGTTCCCCAGAACTTGACCCCCAGAGGGCACATGATCTCTATTTTTTGCAGCTGATAATTTGATTAGCTGCTTCTCCTCTCCGTATCATGGGCTGCGGTTTTCCCAACTCCAGACATAAACAGGAGTATCAGGGTCTTTTGTCTGAAGCCTGGGCCTGAAACTCCCTTTCTGGTGCTAATATTTGGATCAGGTTAGGGTTCTTTTTTTATTCGGcctcacagcttgcaggatcttagttccctgaccagagattgaacccatgcccttgcagtgaaagtgctgagtcctaaccactggactgccagggaatttcccagaTTAGGACTCTTTGATGCCAATAGCGAAAACCTACTCTAGCTaatgaaagcaaaaaagaaggaaatggaaagatagtgggtgagtcacagagctgaagaTGGAACAGAGCCACCTGTCTTGGGCGGGGCAGGAATCAAGGTGGCTCTAAAGCTCCCAGTAGCAGGAGTTTATGGATTATCTCTTGAGGATGTTGCCAAGCCCTGACTAAACAATACCTTTTTTTCCTCATGTCAATCCACCACTAATTCAGATTCCCTAGAGAGAGACTGATGGCCTAGCTTGGGTCACACACCCAGGCCTGTCTCTAGGGTCTGTGTGCCCTGTGATTGGCTATCCCACCAGAACCTCAGAAAGCAAGAGAGCCTTCTCTCAGAGGCAGGGGAAGTTCTGTTGGTCAGGCCAAACAAAGAATGTCCATCAGCTCCTAAGAGCTTGGCCCCAGGTTAGGGCCTTTTCTGAATGGGGGAACATACAGCCCCTGCTCTGGGGAAGCTCCCAGTCTGATGGTGGAGACACAGGCCATGCCTTGATGAACTTCCAGTCTGATGGCAAAGACTGGTCACAAAACCAGAGACttaagaggaagaggaaacataGGTAACAGCACAAATATGTTTAATGCAAGGttctttttaattgtgaaaaactggaaactgtCAAAATACCCCCAAAGGGGAGAATAATTAAACAATTATTACATAAAGACTAAAATCATGTTTTTGAAAAACTAgtaatgtgagaaaaaaattggaTGCTAAATACGTGTACATTATTATCCAACTGTGTAAAGCAGTATGTCCAGGAGGAGGGAAATACACCAATATGTTAACagaggtaataataataacaatagtaataatactaataaacaTTTCTGAGCACTTTTATATGTGAGGCCCTGggctaaacattttacatatgttattttaCCTAACCGTTATGTGACagatactattatcatccccatcttATAGACGAATAAACTGAGGCTTGGGAAAGTTACATCCTTAGGTAACAAGTGGCTGACTCAAATCCAGACCTGCCTAAAGCTCCCAGTTTGGGGTTAtgagtgatttttattcttttatgtaactttcttgaatttttctatatactaatCATGTATTTACCTataaattcaggaaaaatatagatattttgaaaaagaggggaaaaaaggaaatatgcagggggggtgagggagggatggactgggagtttggggttagtagatgcaaactattacatatagaatggatcagcaacaaggtgctactgtatagcacagggaactatattcaatgtcctgggataaaccataatggaaaagaattaaaaaagaatgtgtatatgtgtataaccgggtcacttttgctgtacagcagaaattaacacaacattgtaaatcaactatacttcaataaaaaataaatttaaaaaaagaaataggcaaCAACAACATAAACAAGAGGAGAAAGACATTGTATTGAACAAAAAGCATATGTTAAGGTCTGAGAAGGCTCATAAGAACTGTTCTTTACTTTGTAGCTTCTATTATCACCCTATCAGTCTGCATtgcaaatacacatatatttacatatatgtaaataccTCACGGTCCTTGAGAGCAGGGGCTCTGTCCTTTTTATTCTATGGTTCTTGCTGAGGGAAGATATCCTCCAACATAGGGCATAGTACACAATAGGCCCTTAGTAATTGTCGATTGAGTGATAGGGACGAGAAACCAGTGACCCGGAAGGCGTTGCTGGCCTCCGGGGTATTGGAGGTTCCGGGAGGATGACTAGGGAGCCAGGGAGCGGTGGGATGGGATACGGACTGCGCTCAAGAATCGCTTTTGCGGCTGGAAACCAAGCGAGAGGAATGTGACAACCGCAGCCTCAGGCCTTCAATTCTTGCCTTCCCTGCTCAGGAGGGTGAAGGGGGGCCTTGATTCCCAGTGGCCCGGGTGTGCAGTGGGTAGGTCGGCCGCTCTGCACCTATCTCTGCCCAGAGTCCCGAGGCGCTGGCCACGGTGCTGAAAGCAGTGCTCtcggaggagggagggaggaggagccGGGCCGCGCGAAGGGGGCGGAGCTCTCTGGTGCTCTCAGCTGGCattgggggcggggcagggcggcGCCAGCAGGCCCGAGACCACGGCGGGTTTGAGAGGAGGTAGGAGACAGGAGACACCCCGGCTAGAGCAAGAGGGGACACAGGCACCTGGACAAGCTTCCCCTGAAGAGGCCAAGGTCATCTTCCCTGTCCTATTAGTCCTCTTTTTTCGACCTTGGAGGGAGCCTTACCTTGTGCCCTGACCTCCGCCTTCTCTCCAAACCTGGCTGAGGGGTGACCCACTTCCGGGCCTCCATCCATCCGCAAAGCCACTTCCAGCCCACAAGTCCCCAGCCCAGGACCCAGTGCCCTCACCATGGTGAAGTTGCTGCCTGCCCAGGAGGCAGCCAGGATCTACCATACCAACTATGTGCGGAACTCGAGGGCCATAGGTGTGATGTGGGGCACACTCACCATCTGCTTCTCCGTGCTGGTCATGGCGCTCTTCATCCAGCCCTACTGGATAGGTGACAGCGTCAGCACACCCCAGGCAGGCTACTTTGGCCTTTTCTCCTACTGCGTGGGCAACGTGCTGTCGTCTGAGCTTATCTGCAAGGGTGGCCCGCTGGACTTCTCCTCCATCCCCTCTAGAGCCTTCAAGACTGCCATGTTCTTTGTGGCCTTGGCCATGTTCCTCATCATTGGCTCCATCATCTGCTTCAGCCTGTTCTTTGTCTGCAACACGGCCACTGTCTACAAGATCTGCGCATGGATGCAGCTGGCTGCGGGTGAGCAGGAATAGCAGGAGGGATAgcgggagggcaggcaggggcccACCTTCTGTGGAGTCTCTGAGCCTCCTACTCAGCTGTCCTCCTTTATAGCGCAGCCATACTCAATGCCCTGCAGATGCCTTGGAAGAGTAATTCGAGAGTCTTAGGATGGCTGAGACCAGAAAGGCCTTAGAGATCAAATTGTTCAACCTCCTCTTCCTGtagatgaggaactgaggtcaAGAGAGGGGAAATGATTTGCCCAGGAGCAAGTCACTTATGGTAGAGTGAAGGTCTTTGTTCCCTAATTATAGGATTCCATACTTGATGCAGCAAGTGTGAGCATTTGAGGCAAGTGGAAGTGATATtttgtgatgggggaggggaatagGGTCTTTTAGAACTATGTGGGGTAGGTGGCTACTGGTGGTGTTCAGAGGCAAGGCCTTCCCTGTCCCCCTTTTCCTGTTCCTGGCCCCAGGCAGGTCACTGGGTCCTTGGGCCAGCTGGTCCTGCTTTCCTCTAGAGCCCAGAAAGGGATGCCTAAGACCTTGTCCTGCAGCCCTTGGTCCCTCCAAGGACCACACACAGACTGTCCATACTAGGGAAACGTCCAGGAGCCTTGTTAGGGACTGAAGGCTAGAGTGAAATCATCTTGACATCATTGGTTAGAATGAGAAGCAGTGTTAACAGGGAGAATGGAATAGGGATCAGAATCCCATACAACCAAACATGTAGACTCAAGACTGTCAGAGCTGGAGGGGACCCTAGAGAGCTATAGCATCCTCCCCCCAACTATAGATGAGGAATCTGGGACTGAGAGAGAAGATAAGACTTAGCCAATGCTACAGCAGATCATCTGGCAACAAAGGCAGTAGAATAAAGGCAGTGGGTCCCAAGAACTAGCTGTATTCCAAAGACATTTTTTACTGAGGCACACATTTACACAAGTGTAATGATTTGTAAAGTACTTTCACATGTATCATCTGGAGGAGCCTCATCAGGACACAGTGAGGTGGGTTTTCCTCCTGTTTTACAGAAGAGGCTCTTAGCCGGTAACTTGTCTTTTAGCACACAGGTAGTGAGGGACAGAACCTCCGACTCTGAATCTTGTACTCCGGCTACTTACCTGGTTCCAGAGCTGCCTCCCCAATCCCcctgccatctctctctctctgtactcTGTCTATATGAtgagggagaggctggggcagggatgAGGCAAGTCTCAGTGGAcagtggggaggaagaagggagaatgaaGATTTAGCAGTTCTGTGACAAAGAGGAGTAGAATGGACCCTGGCACGCTTGCCAGCTGGTCCTCCGTATCAGAGCTATGGGATGCTGGAAACACaaccctccctctcccattctCTCCACTGTCCCACTCCCCCAACCTCCTGCAACAGTTGCCATTTGCTGAACAGGCAGTGCTGGGAGGGCCTGGGTAGGGGAGGGGTCACCAGGCCATTTGAGTCAGACCCTGTCTGGGTCATGCAGCTGAAGACACCGATAGCAGAGGTGGCCAGGTGCCATCCCATGAAACATTTACGCTGGGGGAGAGCAAAGGTGGTGTCGTGTTCCATTCTTCCGTGCTGGGGAAGGGAAGATGAGCCAAAGGGAGGGGCGAAGAGGAGGTGTGCCCCACAGCCAGTAGCTGGGAGATTCCTCCATTTGAAGAGACCTAAACCAGTTGGCTTAACCTTGCCAAGAAGCCTGGGGCCAGGGAAGGGAGcagcagaagggaaggaggactGAGGAacggggcagggtggggctgtAACTTGACAAAGGGAAGGAGGACTGATgaatggggcagggtggggctgtAGCTTAACAAAGCTAATTGAGCTTCTGGATGCCAGGTGTAGGCAGAATGTGGCCCCAGATCCTGAAAACACAGGTGGGGCAATTTGCTTGTCCGAGTTCTATTAAACTCATCTGTAGAAGGTAGCAACAGTACCCCCATCACAGGGTTCTTGCGAGGATGGGATGTTGTAATGCATGGAAAACACCTTGCacggtgcctgacacatggtaggtgctcagtaaacaagaaaaacacaaaacaactttATCAGTCAGGATGGATGGGGTGATGCCACAGTAACAGACAACTCCCAAATCTTAGCGGCTTAtgacaaaggtttatttcttgatAATGGTACACGCTCACTGAGAATCAGTGGAGGGCTCTGCTCTCACTGGGCTCTTCCAGAACCCAGGCTGATGGGGCATCAGCTGTCATCTGGCTGTCATCATTGCGAAGGGAAAGGGAGCTCTGGAAAGTCTCCATCAGCAGTTAAATGCTCTGGCCTGGAAAAGCACACGGCATTTCTGCTCACGTTTTATTGGCTGAAGGAATTTTTATGAACTTGCCTAACTTCAAGGGAGAGAGGCGAGGAAGTATAATCCTACTATGTACCTGAAATACTTGTAAACAGATCTAATGACAGCCACATCCATCGAGGTTGCTTCCATCTGACTTCAATgccaataataatagcaacaactaACATTAATTGGCCACTTACCATGTACCAGACACTGCAGTAAGCACTTTCTATACATGATCACGCTTAACCCTCATAACCCTGTTCCGAGTcaggtattattatccttattttacaggtgagagacTGGAagtcagagagggtaagtaaacTTGCCTGAGAATACCCTGCTGGCCTCTATTTAGAGCCCTGAGACACCACGATGGGATGGACCCCCACTGTGCCCAGGTAGATGGGTGGGGTGCTCCTAGAGGGCTGTGGCACCCATAGTAACAACCTTTTTCCAAGGCAGAGGCCCTGGGATCTTTTCTGAACCCCTGTAGGGAGGTGCTATAGAAGGAGAAGGGGGCCATGCCAGGTACCAGAGGACTTGTCACACACCACGTGGGGAAGAGCACAGGTTTTACCAAAGAGCTCTGGGAGGGTCCCCCTCCTCCATCCTAAGGATCTTCCTGTTTGTCACTAAGTCTAAAATGTCACCACTAAATACATTCGGCTCTTTGGAGAGATGTCAGTCTGGGAGGCTGGGGGAATTAACTTTGAAGTAAAGAAAGTCAGGAGCCATGATAGCAGGTCTTGGCTCTGCCCTCGCTAAATGACGGGGCAACTCACTCGGTTTCTGAGACCTCAGTCTTTTAATCTGAAGATGGGATATTAATACATGGCCTACTTCACAGAACTGTGGTAAGGGTCGAGAGAAAAATGGTACATGAAGTATTTTGTAATCTATAAGAGAAGTATGTAAATGAGCTCCTCCTAGATAAAAACAAGGACGGTTGATACATTTAGGTGGGGAGGTGGGATCCTTGATCTCTACACTTCGTTGTGCTTTTGTTTGATCTGCTAACCTTCCTTGCAAGAACAAGTGGAGCCCCAGGTTGGTGACTTTGGGTCCTGCGAGGTGCTTCTCCATGGGGCTCCCAGGTAGGGCACAGCTTTGGGACTAAAGAGCCTCCAGGCCTGTGAAAGGAGGGCCAGGGGTGGGAAAGTGGCACAGACAAGGGAAGGAAGGCACCCCCTGCCTGCCTGGTGGTTGTCCTTGGGTTGCCCCAGTCACATCCCAGGAATATGTACCTGTCTGGGCAGCTAAGTTGGGGTGGAAATTTGGTGGGCGGGTGTGGGAGTAgtggagggaaggcagggaagaTGAAATTTTTGGCTGTCAATGCTAAATCAATGAAAGCACAGTGTGGCATACTAGCTAACACTCAGGAAATGCCAACTATGTGTCAGGCAAGCTTCTGAGCACTTTTCCAATATTAACTCATTGTAACCTCGCTGCAATCCAAacaggtagatactattattattcccattttacagatgaggaaactgaggcaagaaaACTTAAGTAG
Coding sequences within it:
- the LHFPL5 gene encoding LHFPL tetraspan subfamily member 5 protein; the encoded protein is MVKLLPAQEAARIYHTNYVRNSRAIGVMWGTLTICFSVLVMALFIQPYWIGDSVSTPQAGYFGLFSYCVGNVLSSELICKGGPLDFSSIPSRAFKTAMFFVALAMFLIIGSIICFSLFFVCNTATVYKICAWMQLAAATGLMIGCLVYPDGWDSSEVRRMCGEQTGKYTLGHCTIRWAFMLAILSIGDALILSFLAFVLGYRQDKLLPDDYKADGQEEA